CAATGTCGAAATTATTTCGCGTGTTCGCTGTGGAAAGTTGGTAAATATGCCATCCACTTGGTAAGCAAGACATTGCTTTATTTGAACGACATTATCGACAGTATAAACCCATACTTGCAACCCTCTATGGTGTGCGTCGTTAACAATTTCTGGGTTTAGGCATTCAATCGAAAGGTTTAACATCTTAACGTTTAATTTTTTACAAAATTCAGCGTAGGTAATGGGACAACAAGCGATGAGCGCTGCTGTTGTTATTTCAGGTAAATGTTCTGCTACCAATAAAAGTGCATGGTGATTAAACGATGAAATAACAAGTTGCTGATAAGTAATTAACTGTTGTGTTTTTGCTTGTACTAATAGGTGACTTAATCTTTGAATTTGATCTAAAAGTTGAGCACCTTGTGCTG
The Colwellia sp. Arc7-D genome window above contains:
- a CDS encoding glycerophosphodiester phosphodiesterase, producing MKIIAHRGASGEFPENSLLAFEQAIIQNCDAIEFDVQFHQPSETFILLHDSYLDVDVDVKKSKSHTIDSTTGNISEKVHFNQLPLNELLNTATDAKYKICTLTQALECIKGQCQINIELKSAAQGAQLLDQIQRLSHLLVQAKTQQLITYQQLVISSFNHHALLLVAEHLPEITTAALIACCPITYAEFCKKLNVKMLNLSIECLNPEIVNDAHHRGLQVWVYTVDNVVQIKQCLAYQVDGIFTNFPQRTREIISTLN